A single window of Anomaloglossus baeobatrachus isolate aAnoBae1 chromosome 9, aAnoBae1.hap1, whole genome shotgun sequence DNA harbors:
- the LOC142250873 gene encoding uncharacterized protein LOC142250873, with product MSSSTPQGPAQSAAEVSSSTPRGPAQSAAEVSSSTPRGPAQSATEVSSSTLRGPAQSAAEMSSSTPQGPAQSAAEMSSSTPQGPAQSAAEVSSSTPRGPHSPQQRCHPPPLGAPHSHRQRCHPPPLGARTFLGRDVILHPSGPAHSSAEVSSSTLQGPHSPRRKCHPPPLGAPHSPRQRCHPPPFGTPHSPQQRCHPPLLGTPYSPRQRCHPPLLGARTVRGRGVILHSSEPAQSAAEVSSSTPRSPHSPQQRCHPPPLGAPHTPQQRCHPPLLGAPHTPQQRCHPPLLGAPHCPRQRCHLPLLGARTVRGRGVILHLSGPCTVRGGGVILHPSGPCTVRGGGVILHPSGPRTVRGGDVILHPTGPRTGHSTRCKIAVEYFCSLTTISMTLEHKVIGALSDVTE from the coding sequence ATGTCATCCTCCACCCCTCAGGGCCCCGCACAGTCCGCGGCAGAGGTGTCATCCTCCACCCCTCGGGGCCCCGCACAGTCCGCGGCAGAGGTGTCATCCTCCACCCCTCGGGGCCCCGCACAGTCCGCGACAGAGGTGTCATCCTCCACCCTTCGGGGCCCCGCACAGTCCGCAGCAGAGATGTCATCCTCCACCCCTCAGGGCCCTGCACAATCCGCGGCAGAGATGTCATCCTCCACCCCTCAGGGCCCTGCACAGTCCGCGGCAGAGGTGTCATCCTCCACTCCTCGGGGCCCGCACAGTCCGCAGCAGAGGTGTCATCCTCCACCCCTCGGGGCCCCGCACAGTCATCGGCAGAGGTGTCATCCTCCACCCCTCGGGGCCCGCACATTCCTCGGCAGAGATGTCATCCTCCACCCCTCGGGGCCCGCACATTCCTCGGCAGAGGTGTCATCCTCCACCCTTCAGGGCCCGCACAGTCCACGACGGAAGTGTCATCCTCCACCCCTCGGGGCCCCGCACAGTCCGCGGCAGAGGTGTCATCCTCCACCTTTCGGGACACCGCACAGTCCGCAGCAGAGGTGTCATCCTCCACTCCTCGGGACCCCGTACAGTCCACGGCAGAGGTGTCATCCTCCACTCCTCGGAGCCCGCACAGTCCGCGGCAGAGGTGTCATCCTCCACTCCTCGGAGCCCGCACAGTCCGCGGCAGAGGTGTCATCCTCCACTCCTCGGAGCCCGCACAGTCCGCAGCAGAGGTGTCATCCTCCACCCCTCGGGGCCCCGCACACTCCGCAGCAGAGGTGTCATCCTCCACTCCTCGGGGCCCCGCACACTCCGCAGCAGAGGTGTCATCCTCCACTCCTCGGGGCCCCGCACTGTCCGCGGCAGAGGTGTCATCTTCCACTCCTCGGGGCCCGCACAGTCCGCGGCAGAGGTGTCATCCTCCACCTCTCGGGGCCCTGCACAGTCCGCGGCGGAGGTGTCATCCTCCACCCCTCGGGGCCCTGCACAGTCCGCGGCGGAGGTGTCATCCTCCACCCCTCGGGGCCCCGCACAGTCCGTGGTGGAGATGTCATTCTCCACCCCACAGGGCCCCGCACCGGACACAGCACAAGATGCAAGATAGCAGTGGAATATTTCTGTTCACTGACAACAATCTCTATGACATTGGAGCATAAAGTCATTGGAGCGCTGAGTGATGTGACGGAGTGA
- the HSD17B8 gene encoding (3R)-3-hydroxyacyl-CoA dehydrogenase isoform X2, with amino-acid sequence MAAPIRLQSVLALVTGGGSGIGRAVCRRLSQEGASVAVVDLNIESANETVRSLSRDVPGQEHVALTADVSRSESVAALMEQIQSRFSAPPRVAVNSAGITKDDFLLRLSEESFDSVLNVNLKGPFLITKAVAQSIVASGKNGGSIINIGSIVGKVGNLGQANYAASKAGVEGLTRTAAKELSKFGIRCNTVLPGFIATPMTDKVPQKVLDKFAGMIPLGRLGQPEDVADVCAFLASDESKYITGASIDVTGGLYL; translated from the exons ATGGCGGCGCCCATCAGGCTGCAGTCTGTTCTGGCTCTTGTGACAG GTGGTGGCAGCGGCATCGGTCGTGCTGTGTGCCGGCGGCTGTCACAGGAGGGCGCTTCAGTTGCTGTCGTTGATCTTAACATTGAATCCGCTAATGAGACCGTACGGAGCCTGAGCCGTGATGTCCCCGGACAGGAGCACGTGGCCCTCACAGCTGACGTCTCCAGATCTGAGAGTGTCGCTGCTCTAATGGAGCAGATACAG TCTCGATTCTCCGCTCCTCCTCGTGTAGCTGTGAACAGCGCTGGAATCACCAAGGATGACTTTCTCCTTCGTCTCTCAGAGGAATCGTTTGACTCTGTGCTGAATGTCAACCTCAAG GGTCCGTTTCTTATCACAAAAGCAGTAGCCCAGTCAATTGTAGCCAGCGGCAAAAATGGTGGCTCCATCATCAACATTGGGAGCATTGTGGGAAAG GTGGGTAATCTCGGTCAGGCAAACTACGCTGCCTCCAAAGCCGGGGTTGAAGGTCTGACGAGAACTGCAGCCAAAGAACTCTCCAA GTTTGGTATTCGCTGTAACACAGTATTGCCTGGATTTATTGCCACCCCAATGACTGATAAAGTCCCACAGAAAGTGCTGGACAAA tTTGCAGGTATGATACCTCTGGGAAGACTCGGTCAGCCTGAAG ATGTGGCCGACGTTTGTGCTTTCTTGGCCTCAGACGAGAGCAAATACATCACCGGAGCGAGTATAGACGTGACAG GTGGCCTCTACTTATGA
- the RING1 gene encoding E3 ubiquitin-protein ligase RING1 isoform X1, which yields MTGSRRAGDKMATPVSAQCSSKTWELSLYELHRTPQEAIMDGTEIAVSPRSLHSELMCPICLDMLKNTMTTKECLHRFCSDCIVTALRSGNKECPTCRKKLVSKRSLRPDPNFDALISKIYPSRDEYEAHQDRVLAKLSRLHNPHALSSSIEEGLKMQAMNRAQRVRKHQQESDNTTFSGGEDNCDSRSHVSNPSVHSNQEAGPSRKRSRASEDSGAEPDMSHEGGMRSPDPQGLGEAGSEIELVFRAHPLLVEKDGYSQTRFVKTTANATVDHLSKYLALRIALEEQAQRGGADGVTLGEVSEKQYTIYICAGAAGGQYTTLNGSLTLELVNEKYWKVSKPLELYYAPTKEQK from the exons ATGACCGGAAGCAG ACGGGCCGGTGACAAGATGGCGACTCCAGTGAGTGCGCAGTGCTCCAGCAAGACGTGGGAGCTCAGTCTGTACgagctgcaccgcacaccacag GAGGCCATCATGGACGGGACGGAGATCGCGGTGTCCCCTCGGAGCCTCCACAGTGAGCTCATGTGTCCTATCTGTTTGGACATGTTGAAGAATACAATGACAACCAAAGAATGTCTGCATCGGTTCTGCTCGGACTGTATCGTCACCGCTCTGCGCAGCGG GAACAAGGAATGCCCTACATGCAGGAAGAAGCTCGTCTCTAAACGTTCTCTCCGCCCCGATCCAAATTTCGATGCTTTAATTTCTAAGATCTACCCCAGCAGAGACGAGTATGAAGCACATCAGGACCGAGTCCTGGCAAAGCTGAGCCGGCTGCACAATCCACACGCTCTGAGCAGTAGCATCGAGGAGGGCCTTAAAATGCAAGCCATGAACAG GGCACAGCGAGTGCGGAAACACCAGCAAGAGTCAGACAATACAACATTCAGCGGTGGAGAAGACAACTGTGACAGCCGCTCGCACGTCAGCAATCCGTCTGTGCACAGCAACCAAGAGGCAGGGCCGAGCCGCAAGAGATCCCGAGCCTCGGAGGATTCTGGAGCAGAGCCGGACATGTCACATGAGGGTGGGATGAGGAGTCCGGATCCACAAGGATTGGGAGAAGCAGGCAGTGAGATTGAGCTGGTGTTCAGGGCCCATCCTCTGCTGGTGGAGAAGGATGGCTACAGCCAAACCAG GTTTGTGAAGACCACAGCAAACGCCACAGTCGATCATCTTTCAAAGTATTTGGCTCTTCGTATCGCTCTGGAGGAGCAAGCTCAGAGAGGAGGAGCAGACGGAGTAACCCTGGGGGAGGTCAGCGAGAAGCAGTATACAATATATATCTGTGCGGGGGCTGCAGGAGGACAGTACACA ACTCTGAATGGTTCGTTAACACTTGAGCTGGTTAATGAGAAATATTGGAAGGTGAGCAAACCCCTGGAGTTGTACTATGCCCCAACCAAGGAGCAGAAGTAA
- the RING1 gene encoding E3 ubiquitin-protein ligase RING1 isoform X2: protein MATPVSAQCSSKTWELSLYELHRTPQEAIMDGTEIAVSPRSLHSELMCPICLDMLKNTMTTKECLHRFCSDCIVTALRSGNKECPTCRKKLVSKRSLRPDPNFDALISKIYPSRDEYEAHQDRVLAKLSRLHNPHALSSSIEEGLKMQAMNRAQRVRKHQQESDNTTFSGGEDNCDSRSHVSNPSVHSNQEAGPSRKRSRASEDSGAEPDMSHEGGMRSPDPQGLGEAGSEIELVFRAHPLLVEKDGYSQTRFVKTTANATVDHLSKYLALRIALEEQAQRGGADGVTLGEVSEKQYTIYICAGAAGGQYTTLNGSLTLELVNEKYWKVSKPLELYYAPTKEQK, encoded by the exons ATGGCGACTCCAGTGAGTGCGCAGTGCTCCAGCAAGACGTGGGAGCTCAGTCTGTACgagctgcaccgcacaccacag GAGGCCATCATGGACGGGACGGAGATCGCGGTGTCCCCTCGGAGCCTCCACAGTGAGCTCATGTGTCCTATCTGTTTGGACATGTTGAAGAATACAATGACAACCAAAGAATGTCTGCATCGGTTCTGCTCGGACTGTATCGTCACCGCTCTGCGCAGCGG GAACAAGGAATGCCCTACATGCAGGAAGAAGCTCGTCTCTAAACGTTCTCTCCGCCCCGATCCAAATTTCGATGCTTTAATTTCTAAGATCTACCCCAGCAGAGACGAGTATGAAGCACATCAGGACCGAGTCCTGGCAAAGCTGAGCCGGCTGCACAATCCACACGCTCTGAGCAGTAGCATCGAGGAGGGCCTTAAAATGCAAGCCATGAACAG GGCACAGCGAGTGCGGAAACACCAGCAAGAGTCAGACAATACAACATTCAGCGGTGGAGAAGACAACTGTGACAGCCGCTCGCACGTCAGCAATCCGTCTGTGCACAGCAACCAAGAGGCAGGGCCGAGCCGCAAGAGATCCCGAGCCTCGGAGGATTCTGGAGCAGAGCCGGACATGTCACATGAGGGTGGGATGAGGAGTCCGGATCCACAAGGATTGGGAGAAGCAGGCAGTGAGATTGAGCTGGTGTTCAGGGCCCATCCTCTGCTGGTGGAGAAGGATGGCTACAGCCAAACCAG GTTTGTGAAGACCACAGCAAACGCCACAGTCGATCATCTTTCAAAGTATTTGGCTCTTCGTATCGCTCTGGAGGAGCAAGCTCAGAGAGGAGGAGCAGACGGAGTAACCCTGGGGGAGGTCAGCGAGAAGCAGTATACAATATATATCTGTGCGGGGGCTGCAGGAGGACAGTACACA ACTCTGAATGGTTCGTTAACACTTGAGCTGGTTAATGAGAAATATTGGAAGGTGAGCAAACCCCTGGAGTTGTACTATGCCCCAACCAAGGAGCAGAAGTAA
- the HSD17B8 gene encoding (3R)-3-hydroxyacyl-CoA dehydrogenase isoform X1, with translation MAAPIRLQSVLALVTGGGSGIGRAVCRRLSQEGASVAVVDLNIESANETVRSLSRDVPGQEHVALTADVSRSESVAALMEQIQSRFSAPPRVAVNSAGITKDDFLLRLSEESFDSVLNVNLKVGNLGQANYAASKAGVEGLTRTAAKELSKFGIRCNTVLPGFIATPMTDKVPQKVLDKFAGMIPLGRLGQPEDVADVCAFLASDESKYITGASIDVTGGLYL, from the exons ATGGCGGCGCCCATCAGGCTGCAGTCTGTTCTGGCTCTTGTGACAG GTGGTGGCAGCGGCATCGGTCGTGCTGTGTGCCGGCGGCTGTCACAGGAGGGCGCTTCAGTTGCTGTCGTTGATCTTAACATTGAATCCGCTAATGAGACCGTACGGAGCCTGAGCCGTGATGTCCCCGGACAGGAGCACGTGGCCCTCACAGCTGACGTCTCCAGATCTGAGAGTGTCGCTGCTCTAATGGAGCAGATACAG TCTCGATTCTCCGCTCCTCCTCGTGTAGCTGTGAACAGCGCTGGAATCACCAAGGATGACTTTCTCCTTCGTCTCTCAGAGGAATCGTTTGACTCTGTGCTGAATGTCAACCTCAAG GTGGGTAATCTCGGTCAGGCAAACTACGCTGCCTCCAAAGCCGGGGTTGAAGGTCTGACGAGAACTGCAGCCAAAGAACTCTCCAA GTTTGGTATTCGCTGTAACACAGTATTGCCTGGATTTATTGCCACCCCAATGACTGATAAAGTCCCACAGAAAGTGCTGGACAAA tTTGCAGGTATGATACCTCTGGGAAGACTCGGTCAGCCTGAAG ATGTGGCCGACGTTTGTGCTTTCTTGGCCTCAGACGAGAGCAAATACATCACCGGAGCGAGTATAGACGTGACAG GTGGCCTCTACTTATGA